GGGGTGGTCTCCTAAGCTGCCTGATGTGACCTGCAATGCTTTTTTGCCTATGTAGGGATTCAGCTGTGGGATCCCGGCTCACAGAGCACCAGGTATGTAAGGGAGGACCTTCTACCTATGGGACCCCATCCCAAGGTGGGGGGGGGACACACTTTGAGCTATTTCTTTTTTGGGGCGGGAGGGGGTGGAGATAGACAGGATAGACATTGTGTAAGTTGTCAGTGCTTCTGGCAGGTGGCAGAGCCCCCTGAAGACTGGCCAGCACTAATTTGGCAGCAGCAAAGAGAGCTGGCAGAGCTATGGCACAACCAAGAAGAACTGCTACAGCGTCTCTGTGCCCAGCTTGAAGGTCTTCAGAGTACTGTCACAGACCATGTAGAGCGTGCCCTGGAGACGCGGCATGAGCAGGAGCGTATCCTTGGGGTAGTGGCACAGCATGGTAGTAAGATGCGGTAGCATTCTTGCCTAGGAAAGGCGTAGGTCCTGTTGTAGGCCTGTTCCTTAGCTCCACCACAGAACGGCGGCTGGAACGGGCACTGGCTGAGGGGCAGCAACGGGGTGGGCAGCTGCAGGAGCAGCTGACACAGCAGCTATCCCAGGCATTGTCTTCAGCTGTGGCTGGGCGGCTAGAGCGCAGCGTAAGGGATGAAATCAAGAAAACGGTTCCTCCATGTGAGTTTTCCATGAGCTTTCTTTCAAGTGGGCTGGGTGAGTGTAGGGCTTTTTCAAACTTCTGgttcatccacctgcctctcctagGTGTCTCCAGAAGTCTGGAGCCTGTTGCAGGTCAACTAAGCAACTCAGTGGCTACCAAGCTTACAGCTGTGGAAGGCAGCATGAAAGAGAATATCTCTAAGCTACTCAAGTCCAAGGTGATGTAGGATCCAGGTTGGGGGAAGTGTAGCTAGACAGGCCAGGTTGGGCTCAGGCTTTCAACTTGACCCCTCTCTATATTTTAGAACTTAACAGATGCCATTGCCCGAGCAGCTGCAGACACGTTACAGGGACCAATGCAGGCTGCCTACCGGGAAGCCTTCCAGAGTGTGGTACTGCCAGCTTTTGAGAAGAGTTGCCAGGCTATGTTCCAGCAAATCAATGACAGCTTTAGGCTGGGCACACAGGAATGTGAGTGGCATCATAAAACCCAAAGTAGTAGGAGTGGTTGTCCTCTGGTGCTACCCCTTTTATGATCCCCGTTGTTACCCTTTAGATTTGCAGCAGCTGGAGAGTCACATGAAGAGCCGGAAGGCCCGTGAACAAGAAGCTAGGGAGCCTGTGCTGGCCCAGCTTCGGGGCCTGGTCAGCACACTGCAGAGTGCCACCGAGCAGATGGCGGCCACTGTATCTAGCAGTGTTCGGGCCGAGGTGCAACACCAGCTGCATGTGGCTGTGGGCAGGTGTGTGGGCAAAGCTCTGGGTGAGGTGGTGGGCTAGGAAGGGCCAGAGCAGGCTTCCTGTCTACCTCACTGGCTCGCTTCCCTTTGCAGCTTGCAGGAGTCAATCTTAGCACAAGTACAGCGCATTGTCAAGGGTGAAGTGAGTGTGGCACTTAAGGAGCAGCAGGCCACCGTCACTTCCAGCATCATGCAGGCTATGCGTTCAGCTGCTGGCACACCTGTCCCCTCTGCCCACCTTGACTGCCAGGCCCAACAAGCCCATATCTTGCAGTTACTGCAGCAGGGCCACCTCAATCAGGCCTTCCAGCAGGTATGATAGTGTTAGGTCTTAGTGATTGAGTAGCACTTGACAAAGATGTGTCCTGACAAGGTGCATAGACTATATGCCCACTTCCCCAGTAGTCTTTGGGCTGTCTGTCAGACTCATGCTAGACCACTTTCCTTCTACCTTAACCCACCTTTTCTGAGGAAAACTTCATAATCTGATCTTCTAAAGTAGCCTTACAGCCCTATCAGAGTTTCTGAACATCACTTCTGGAGCTCTTAGAACCCAACTTTGGTCTTCTGGCCGTGGGCCACACTTCTCAGATAAGAAAGCCTCccatcgggctggtgagatggctcagcgggtaagagcactgactgctcttctgaaggtcctgagttcaaatcccagcaaccacatggtggcttacaaccacccgtaatgagatctgacaccctcttctggtgtgtctgaggacagctacagtgtgcttatatataataaatagatctttaaaaaaagaaagaaagaaagaaagaaagcctccCATCCTGGTACTGGGGATGAATTAGCATGCTGTCTCATTCTCCTCCCAGGCACTGACTGCTGCTGATCTCAATCTGgtgctgtatgtgtgtgaaacTGTCGACCCAGCCCAGGTTTTTGGGCAGCCGCCCTGTCCACTATCCCAGCCTGTTCTCCTTTCCCTAATCCAGCAGCTAGCATCTGACCTTGGAACTAGAAGTGACCTCAAGCTCAGGTGAGTGGGGCAGTCAGGGACCAGACGATGAGTTAGAGGTAGGGATAGAGAACAGTTCATAGCAGACACCCACTCTTGCCTGACTCCCACCCCCTAGCTTTTCTACCTATATTCTCCACCCATTCCCATATGAGGCTTAGAAAGATTCTTTATCATTGTTCCTCTGGGCTTCAGTGCCACCAGGGGGCACTCCTTTCTGCTGCATCCACCTATACCCTGCCTTTCTCCCCTATCCCCAGCTACTTGGAAGAAGCTGTGATGCACCTGGACCACAGCGATCCCATCACTCGAGACCACATGGGCTCTGTCATGGCTCAGGTGCGCCAGAAGCTCTTCCAGTTCCTGCAGGCTGATCCACACAACTCACTTAGCAAAGCTGCCCGCCGCCTCAGCCTAATGTTACACGGCCTTGTGACCCCTAGCCTCCCTTAGCCATTTAAAGAGGGATGAGGTGATGCTGAAGGCCAGTTGGCAGGTTTAGGTCAAGGCAGGGCCATGTCTGCTGTTTCCCTGCTCAGGCCTTCCTCTCTGGTGTGTGGAGGGAGGTATGCAGCAGGGCTCACGGGCAGTGCTCTACTGATTGTGGTAACCAGCAGGGTCAGGCGGGCCCAGGGCACGTAGTGTGCCTTCTTGGGTCCTACCATGCCTGAAGCGTGACCCCAAGATCGTGACACCACTTGAGTTGAATTTTCCATGTTCCTTTTTACCTATAATTtggatctttttgtttttgaaaaacattGAGAAATGCAATTAAAGGCTTTTGGAATAAAAGAAAGTATGTGTGTGATTTTAGTTTGTCTTTGATGTGACTATTCTTTCCTCCCTTTGGGGAAGTCTGTCCAAACCAATCTACTCTGGGGTCCCCTGGCACTCATTCTCATCTGATAAACTTCCTACTCACACCTCCCTGTCCAATTCAGGCAACACGGCCTAGAGCCAGCTCAGCATCATCTTGCCTCCTCTCTGGGCAGTTTTGCCCTCTGGGgtcctcctcttctctgcctagctggATGCTGGAGGCGGGGCTGACAGCTGGGATGATGCTCCGCCTCCAGGCCCCATCCAATCAGAATCCCTTCCTCTGTGGGCTGGGTCCACAGGCAGCTCTCCAAGCCTCTCGCTCCTGCACTAGGCTTACAGCCAGGGATGATGTGCAACTGCTGCCACTGCCACTGGCGCCGCCGCTGTCAGCGGCTACCCTGTGCCCTGACGCTGTTGCTGCTACTACCACTCGGTGAGTGTGAGCGTCCTGGGCCCAGGCTGCAAACCCTCTCAGAGGTCCTAGCCAGACTGGGTGTAGGGTATGGGAGCAAAGGAGTTGGAGATGAGCAGTGAGGGCTCTGGGAGCATGCGATAGTGGCTTCAGGATGGAAAGTACAGTGCAAACACCTCAGCTGTCGGGGGAGAACTTTTAAATCCTGTAGCCCTCTTCTGACAAAGGGAGTCTGGCCCCCAGTAGAGCTCAAGCCATGGATCTCTGATCTTAGAGTGACTGGCTTTGATCCCCACCCAGCCCAGTCAGTTTCAGCCGACACACTTGTCTTTAGGGAGGCAATCAAAGTGCCAGGTGGAGCTCATGAAGACTACAGGAAGACTGCCTTCTGCCCACGACCTCCTGCTTCCAGACCCTCTACCCCTGAATCTGTCTCTGACCTAGAGTCCCAGGAACTAGAGAAGGAGCTAAGCTCTGGGACCCAACACCCGCTTTCTGTTCCCACATCACACCTCCATGTGCATCACAGTCCAAAGCCTATCTTGAGAGTTAAGCCAAGTGATCTCCAGCTACCCTGAAGTTCCCCGGGGGGCACCTCTTTCACGCTGAGTCACGTCCCCAGAGCAGCATCCGGTAAACAAGCTCCTGACAAATGGACTCTAGCTCACTCTATTAACCATTCTCCATCCCCAACCCACTCCTAATCTCTACCCACCCAGCAGTGGCCTCTGAGGGCCCAAACCGCTGTGATACCATATACCAAGGCTTTGCTGAATGTCTCATCCGCCTGGGGGATGGCATGGGTCGAGGAGGCGAGCTACAGACTGTCTGCAGGTACCGGCAGGTGGGAGGCGATGGGTAGGTCGGTGGGAAGCACCAACCCAATCTATGCTACTGCACCACCACCCCAGGGCCCCGAGTCTCTTCCCAGTCCAAATCGTTGTGCTCTAACCCCCCTAACCCCATTCTGTAACAGATCCTGGAATGACTTCCACGCCTGTGCCTCTCGGGTCCTGTCAGGCTGCCCAGAGGAGGCGGCTGCAGTGTGGGAGTCACTGCAGCAAGAAGCTCGCCGCGCCCCACACCCAGATAATTTGCACATCCTCTGTGGCGCTCCTGTGAGTGTTCGGGAGCGGATTGCTGGCCCAGAGACCAACCAGGAGACACTACGGGCCACAGCTCCTGCACTGGCTCCAGCTCCAGCCCCTGTGTTGCTCGCCGCCGCTCTAGCGCTTGCCTGCCTCCTGGGGCCTCTGGCCTAAACAGTCTGGTTGGCCAGCCAACAGTGCCCTTGCCTCCCATCACTGCATGCAGTGGCTGCCATGTGAGCTCTGCAGTATGCACACTTTTCATTAAAGGTATTTATATTTGCACCAAGTTGGTTCCTTTCTCCTGGCTGTGGCCCTCTTGACTAAAGCAAGGAACCCCAGGAAATTATCTCAGCATGGAATGTGTGTGCCTCAGAACCTCCACAAGGGACTCAATCATCCTCACAAACATTCATTTTGTGATGGCGGTATTGAGGTTTCTTTCCATTATGCTATAGGTCCCAAGAGCATCCTGGGTCCCAAGAGCTCTGGTAGAGACCCAGGATCTGCCAGAATGCACAGCCCTTCTCTGCCTTTCCCAACCTGGCAGAAATGTGGTGGCAGCGGCTGGGGACTACAACGGGGACCCCAGGGTGAGAGTTCTCCATCTCAGACTCCTACCCTCAACTACTCACCCCTGGTGGCCAGTCGAGGTCTTTCTCAGGTTCCTTGCGGCCTGCTTCTCCCTCTACTAAACCTCAGCCTTCAATACGTGCTCAGACTCAGTGCTCGGTCTTCTGAGGTCTGGACTGTCCAAAGAGAAGCCCACCCGGAAACCCCTGTCTAAGTCTAAACTCAACCCCCTGACAGGATCAGAAGTTACAAAAGCTGAGGTCATAAAGAGGGGTGCTCTGGCTTCTGCTTTCCACAAGTTTGCTCTTTGGGGTTTGCAGTGAGGAAAGAACATTATTCAAGAAGGCCTTTTGGAAGCAACAGTGTTCCACGAAGAGTATGTGGTGCGGGCAGAGCCACTGTTCATTGCACTGGGGCCAGAAAAACAGAGAAGGTTAACactatgtcttctttttttttcctcctcctcctcttcttcttcctcttcctcctcttcttttttaagatagggacttcctatgtagctctgactagcctagaataggctggcctcaaacttggagtgATCCTCCCGCCTCCTCTTCCAAggtgctagaattacaagcatAGGCTGCCATTCCTAGCCTTAAAAATGAGGACTTTTGTGGACATTGTAATGGCCCCCTCGTGGGCTTCTCCTATTTTTGCTCCTTCTACTTTCTGAGTTGAGAAACTGATGCTTGTGTTAAGCTCCTTCCCACTTACCTACAAGGTTCTGCATTCCCTGCTCTGCTTCCCTGCAGAACCAGCTCTGCCTACCCAGTCCTTGAGGATGGGCAGTCTCAGAGGTAAGGTAGCACACGGGAGGTGATAGCACATTTGGAGGGCTGCCTTATAAGTGGCTCGGAATCGCTGGGGGGCTCGCTCAGCcaagtgcttgtcacacaagtCGGAAGACCTCAGTTTGGCCCCTAGGGCCTATGTAAAACATAGAGTGGTGGCATGCACTGGTGTGtagtcccagccctggggagggcaGAAACAACTGCATCTCTGGGAGTTGCTGGAGAGCCAGCCAGCCTCGCCTAATCAGTAAGCtccaggtgagagagagagagagagagagagagagagagagagagagagatatctctcaaaaaacaaggtagataGCACCTGAGGAATGATGCACAGGTTGACCTTGGTATGCACACTCccacttcatacatacatacacacatacacacacacgcacacacacacacacacacacacacacacacagagggagggagagagagagagacagagagagagagaacgaacaggCCAATGAGATGACCTAGCACTCAGTAAAGGTACTTGCCTGCAAGTCTTATAGTCatctgactcccacaagttatccTCCGACCTCCACATAGGAATtgttatatgtgtgcacatgtactcatacatacataaataataaacattaaaattcatCATTAAAAAAGTGGCAccaaagccgggtggtggtgactcacgcctttaatcccagcactcaggaggcagaggcaggcagatttctgagttggaggccagcctggtctacaaagtgacttccaggtcagtcagggctatacagagaaaccctgtctcaaaaaaccaaaaaataaaataaaataaaataaagtatttatttatttaatgtatgtgagcacGCTGTTGCTCTCTTcaagcacaccagaagagggcattggatccctttacagatggttgtgagccaccatgtggttgctgggaattgaactcaggacctctggaagagcagtcaatgctcttctgagccagccccagccccaagccCCTCATTGACCTAGACTTTTATATCTCACTATgtcgtcctggctgtcctggaaaacactacatagaccaagctggcctcaaatacaTAAAGATCTTCCCACTTCTACCTCCTGAATACTGGACCTAAAGTTGTGTATCACCTTGCTAAGCCTGTCTATCTGTTTTATAAAATACATCTATTGTGTGTAGGTATGAGAGAGGGTGCTGGCAGATGTGACACAGTACACGTGTGGAAGTCAGGAGAAAAAAACTTAACAGGAATcgactctctccttccactacacAGATCTCAGGGATTTAACTCAGGTCACCATCTTGctggctatatatatattttttcaatgtgtgtgtgtgtgtgtgtgtgtgtgtgtgtgtgtgtgtgtgtagccctagctgtcctgaaactatctgtagactaggctggcctcagactcacagagatttgcctacttttgcctcctgagtgctaggattaaaggcatggacagCTCAcgtctattttgttgttgttgttgttgttgttgttgttgttgttagaataTTCTTTCATCGTTCTTCTTGGTCAAGAAACAGCTATTTCTTGATTGTCCTCACCTCTTCTAGAAAGTACTCTGTAATTGAATATAAGCTGAATGGAAAGTATCTCAAGATATACACAGAGCTGGGGCTTTTCCCTGTCTCCGCATAACACTGGATTGTGACTACCTACATCCCAGTGAAAATTCACAGATGTGGACTCCTCAAAGGTAAAGGGTGCTTTTTGTGTCTCTAGCACCCAATCTAAAAATAAAGAGTACAGCGTGGAGAATAAGGAATGAAAGAATCTCTTAACTCCAACATGGGCATTTTTATAGTCAACATGAGCTTGTACTAAAAATGACTCCAGGGCATGTCATCCTGGGACACCTCCCTCAGCATGGGCGTATAGTTGGGAGTGGTGTGCTGGAGCTTCGGATCCTGATAGTTTTCTAGACCTAGTAAATGGCCAGGAATAGCCTGCTTCTGTAAGCAGGGATGGCTGCTCTGGCCAGCCATTGGTGGGGTGGGGATTACAACCCTCCTACAGTGACCTACATTTACCCTGATGTTTGCTCCCTAAGTCCCTACTCTGCCATGGGCTGGGATCGGAGGTTGAGTGGGGGAAGACTTTGCTCTGTGGCCAGGGGCTTAAAGGCTTTATGGGTTTTATCTCAGAGCTAGCGCAGACGGTTGGGATGATAGCCAAGATGCCGGTGCCTAGGCATAGCTACCTAGGTCTAAGCACGGTCACAGTGTTCTACAGCTGTAGATCTATATAGACAAGGTGGAGTTGACCATTCAGATAGATGTCCTGGGACCAGTTGCCATCACACCAGAACACGTTCCTGCTAAGCCTGTGTTTTTCCCTAGATCCCAAACCAATACCTGAATATACAGCGTATACGAGTAAATACTCGTTCCTTTATTTGCCAAATACCTTGACAAATAAAAGACTATAGATTTCTGAGTGTTATCAACTCTGGActtctatattatttttttattgtgagACTAAAATCATGATTACAATATGTTCATAGTAAATATAAGGATAGGAAATTCGTATGGAAAGGCTTGAGGGTGACATCTTCCCCGAGAATTCATATAACTGTGGAAATGTCAGAGCTGGATTTGATCCCAGATTTGGCCCCAAAATCAATgctccttttttgttgttattaaaattatttattgggctggtgagatggcacagcagttaagagcattgactgctcttccagagttcatgagttcaaatcccaacaaccacatggtggctcacaaccatccgtaatgacatctgacgcctcctcctggtgtgtctgaagacagctacagtgtacttacataaaaaaaataaacctttaaaaattatttatttattcactttatcaccccttcctttcctctcagtAATCAGTCACACAGGTCcttcccccatccactttccctgtctcttttgagaaggggaagccctaCTCTGGGTATCACCCCTCCTCATGCTGTTTTTTTTAGGCAAGGTCTCCCTGTGCAGCAGCCCTGGGTATCCTGTTGCTATAGACAGACcatgcaggccttgaactcagaggtcccccctctgcttcccaaatcaCACCAGGCTGGGTTAAAGTTCATGTTTTTAGTAATCCCATAACCCTTTGAGAAACAAATTTCATTGCTGCCATTTTGAAAGATGGTCTTAATCTGTATCCCAAGAAAACTTATAACTTCTATaacctggcctttttttttttttaaacctctcaCTGCAATATCCCCTTAaattcctgagtgccaggattataggcatgtgggAACACACTGATGAATTTTTTTATTGAGATAGGACCTTAATAAatacaccaggctagcctcaaactaaaGTCTTTCTTGTTGCTGCTTCcaaagtactaggattacaggctaacgatgttttgtcttttttaaaaaagtaaaagttgTTTCAAAACCTAGTGTgttagtacaaaaaaaaaaatctttatttttttaattaattaattttttgtttttttttcaagacagggtttctctgtatagccttggctgtcctggaagtcactttgtagatcaggctggcctcgaactcagaaatctgcctgcctctgcctcccgagtgctaggattaaagacgtgtgccccCACGTCCagcttctttgtttatttttgagacaggtttctctgtaatagccctgactgtcctggaactagctttgtagaccacactggcttggaactcagagatcctcctgcctgagtgctgagattaaaggaatgtgcccaCCATGTCAAGCTTGGTAACAATCTTTTTTAttcgttattttattttataaatctcGTGATTCATTTGTGTTTGCATCAATACATTAAcaatcttttttactttttattttatgttataaatCTCGTGATTCATTTGTTTTTGCatcaatacattaaaaaaaattagcccTGGCGTGATGACACACTCCCTTGCCCTTCAAGAACTCCTTCATCTATAGAAGAATcttgccattttttttccatttctctcgGTCATTACCTTTCCCAGAACTTTTCCCTCCACAAATGGCTCCCCAGCGGTGTCTAGCGGCAAACAGACCCACCCCTGGAAAAGAGCTCTGCTCCGCCCCGAAGACGTTGATTGGCAGGCACtccgaacccccccccccccctacacacacttgCGTTCGCGTCTGGAGGCTCCGCCTCCCTTCCGTCCCTTGGCCGCCCAAGTTTGTTTTGGCGTCAGGCGCGCGCAGTAATGACGCCACCACGCTGACGCGGGAGGATGGCGGCGGCGCCCGTGGCCTGGGCTGGGAGACGGTGGGCTGAGCCGCCGAGACTCCGGAGAGCCCGCCGCCCGCGCGAGGTGAGGCCTTCCGGCTCGGGGCTTCGGCCTGACCGGCGTGAGGGGCCTGCGAGTTCAGCCGCGGGCGCAGCCAGGGCCTGGCGCGACTCCGAGCCCTCGGTCCCCGTGCACTGGGGcctgtgggctggggagcaggccgGGCTGTGGCTACCCGCGGTCCCCAGGCATGGCCTCGAAACCTCCTGCCGCGTTAGGCCCGATGGACTTGGTCATCTGCCTGTCTGTGGCCCAGCCGTCCCGCGTCCAGCGCGGGTCAGGTTGATCTAACCTTGTTGTGTGCGGCGCCTACTCCACACCCTTCCCTTGCGACTGAACGCCAGGGTCCTGCGGGGGCCATCGATCGCTTCCATGTACTGGCTGGAAAAAGGGCCAGAGTCCAGCTGGGTCGCTTGCAAGGCAAACCTGTCATACTTATAAGGAGAGCCCCGCTCAGTCCTCTGAAGCTGCTGCGTGTATAATTCGCACCAGAAAAATCACTCGTTAAAATTGCCTCCTTAGTCACTGTAGGGAAAAACTAAACCTTGTAGCCTGCAGCATTCAAAGCTTATCATAATCGGATGTGGCctacctagccctgcagagaacGCCTGGGCACGTCTGTACTGCGATTATGTAGTGTTTTGTTGAGGCATGTGAGCCTCCTATTAACTCTGTGGTTTCATACCCTCGAGGTTCAGATAGCTGCTTTCTCGGTTTGTGAAACTTCCGTTCATTTCCACCCTCACTCACCAGTAGAGGAAATTAACCTGTGTCTTTTTGAATCTATCACCAATGTCTTTTCCTTGGAAAACTGTCTCCTGCGTTCACACAGTAGTAGTGTTTAGTTAAAGCTATCGGGACACTGACTTGAATAGATACAGATTAAGCCTTGGGGGAACATCTGTCATGGCCAGCATTTTGAGATAGTCACAGCAAACAGTGACATcttgaagtattttttttcaagatacaAATTCAAGAGTTTTACTCTTCTCTAGATGTGGTAGACTACACTTCCGATCAATAAGGGCTAGTTTAGGCTACATAGTACATTTAGGACgaacctgggctatatgagaccccgtctcaaaaacaaaatactcCAAAGCCCTggtttggtggtgcatgcctgtgatcacCGCACTcctgagagagaagcaggaggatgcCCAAAAGTTAAAGGACAGTCTGATATAGTGAGGctgtcttgggggtggggtggggggagtcttcACTTTATTTTTCTGCTGATTTCGttgatggaaattgaactcagggcctgaaCCCTTTTCACTTAGCTACATGGTCAGCTTACAATGTATGGTAGCTTAAatgctgtaaccccagcatttgcgAAGCAGAAGGAGCAGGATTACCATGGTACTTGAGATGATCCCAGACTGCATATCGAGTACcaagtcagccaggactacagagtgagaccctgtctcatgaagcaaaacaaaaaataagaaagaaacaagatATGAGGTAGAAATCTgtgcttttaaagttttttttaagtctccttcctccccctgtaCAGTGATTGATCCTGGGCATTTTGCATTCTAACAACTGAGCTGTGTCCCCTTTTCAGAAAATTGTGAAAATGATGCAGTCAGGGCATAgttgtgcacacctgtaattccagcatttaagagactgaggcaggaggattgctctaagtttgaggtcagtcctGCTTCTATAGTGAGTTCATCAGTCagtgtagcctgggctacagagtgagaccctgtcttgaaattaagAAAGCAAAGCTAATGATATTACTGTACTTCTTGGATGAAGATTTGTGCTATTGCCCCTGGAAGCTACTGGCCTTGTAGACTCCTGTTATGGATCGTTGCCCATACCTTGGAAAGACTTTGAAAGATCTAAATATATGCCAATAATGTTCTATTGAGGTACACCCCTAGCCCCAGAAAACTTccctgtccatctgtctatctccctgtgtgtatgtgtgtgctcactcGTGTCGGtgagtaggtaggtaggttggAGACAGtttgtgagagttggttctccTGTTGGTTCTAGATAGAATCGGGGGTCAGTCTTGACAGCAGGTGCTTTTGCCACTGAGCTCTCTTGCCAGCCACATCATGGTTGATGTTTTTGGTTTGGATCTAATCAAGACTAATACCACTGAGGTAGAACCCTGGCCATCTTtttcacttttgattttttttta
The Mus musculus strain C57BL/6J chromosome 8, GRCm38.p6 C57BL/6J genome window above contains:
- the Nrn1l gene encoding neuritin-like protein isoform 1 precursor (isoform 1 precursor is encoded by transcript variant 1), with the translated sequence MMCNCCHCHWRRRCQRLPCALTLLLLLPLAVASEGPNRCDTIYQGFAECLIRLGDGMGRGGELQTVCRSWNDFHACASRVLSGCPEEAAAVWESLQQEARRAPHPDNLHILCGAPVSVRERIAGPETNQETLRATAPALAPAPAPVLLAAALALACLLGPLA
- the Nrn1l gene encoding neuritin-like protein isoform 2 precursor (isoform 2 precursor is encoded by transcript variant 2), translating into MMCNCCHCHWRRRCQRLPCALTLLLLLPLVASEGPNRCDTIYQGFAECLIRLGDGMGRGGELQTVCRSWNDFHACASRVLSGCPEEAAAVWESLQQEARRAPHPDNLHILCGAPVSVRERIAGPETNQETLRATAPALAPAPAPVLLAAALALACLLGPLA